A region of the Mycobacterium sp. NBC_00419 genome:
ACTGGCAGCCCGCGTCGGCCATGATCCGGGCCTGTTTGGCCAGCTTCTCCGGGCTGATGGTGTGGCTCATCATCAGGAAGCCAACGGTCTCCAGACCCAGTTCCCGGGCCAGCCCGAAGTGCTGGATCGAGACGTCGGCCTCGGTGCAGTGGGTGGCGATCCGGCAGATCGAGCCGCCGTTGTTCTGGGCTTCCTTGATGTCTTCCTTGGTGCCCACGCCCGGCAGCATCAGGAAGGCGATCTTGGCTTCCTTGGCCGTCTGGGCGGCCAGCTTGATCAGCTCCTGCTCGGGAGTCTTGGAGAACCCGTAGTTGAAGCTCGAGCCGCCCAGCCCGTCGCCGTGGGTCACCTCGATGACCGGGACGCCCGCGGTGTCGAGCGCAGCGACGATAGCGCCGACTTCTTCCTTGGTGAACTGATGGCGCTTGTGGTGGCTGCCGTCACGCAGGGAGGTGTCCGTCATCCGGACGTCCCACATCGGGTTGAAGTAGATCTCGTCAGTGCTCATGCCTGCGCTCCTCCGGATGAAGACACGGAACCCGCGCCCAGCATCTCTCTGGCGATTTCTTCGCCGACCTTGGTGGCCGCCGCGGTCATGATGTCCAGATTTCCAGCGTAGGGCGGCAGGTAGTCGCCCGCACCCTCCACTTCCACGAACGTGGTGACGAGGTGGTTGCCACCGTTGTAGACCGTCGGCTCGTCGAACTGCGGCTCGTTGAGCAACCGGTAGCCGGGCACATAGGTCTGCACCTCGGCGACGACATCCTTGATCGACTGCGTGATCGCGTCGTGGTCGGCGTCCTCGGGAATGGCGCAGAAGATGGTGTCGCGCATGATCATCGGCGGATCGGCCGGGTTCAGGATGATGATCGCCTTGCCGCGCTTGGCGCCACCGATGACCTCGACGCCGGCGCTGGTTGTCTTGGTGAACTCGTCGATGTTGGCCCGGGTGCCCGGACCGGCCGACGCCGACGACACCGAGGCGACGATCTCCGCGTACGGCACGTCCACGACGCGGCTCACCGCGTAGACCATCGGGATGGTGGCCTGGCCACCGCAGGTGACCATGTTGACGTTGGGGGCATCCAGGTGCGCGCGCAGATTCGCCGGCGGGATGACACCGGGGCCGACGGCGGCCGGCGTCAGGTCGATCGCCCGGATGCCGGCCTCGGCGTAGCGCGGCGCGGCGGCCTTGTGCACGTAGGCACTGGTGGCCTCGAACACCAGATCCGGCTTCTCCGACTGGGCGAGCAGCCAGTCGACACCTTCGTGGCTGGTCTCCAGCCCGAGCTTGCGGGCCCGCGCCAGGCCTTCGCTGTCCGGGTCGATGCCGATCATCCACCGCGGCTCGAGCCACTCCGAGCGAAGGAGCTTGTACAGCAGATCGGTGCTGATATTGCCTGACCCGACGATGGCTACCGAGCTTTTCTGGCCCATGTGGACGCTCCTCTTACTCGAATGACAGCCGGACTGAACCCAGCCCAGCGAAGTCGGCGACGAACTGGTCGCCAGGGCGGCAGTCGATGGCCCTGGTGCACGATCCCGGCAACACGATGTCGCCGGCTTTGAGGCGCACGCCGAAGCTGTCGACCTTGCGGGCCAGCCACGCCACGGCGGTGACCGGGTTGCCGAGAACGGCATCGCTGCGGCCCTCGGCCACCACCTCACCATTGCGGGTGAGCACCGCGTCGATGCCCTGAATATCGATGTCCTTGGGCGAGACGCGCCCCTTGCCGAGCACGAAACCGGCCGAGGACGCGTTGTCGGCGATCGTGTCGCACAGGGCGATCTTCCAGTCCTTGATCCGGGTGTCGATCAGTTCGATGGACGGGGCGAACGCCGCGGTGGCGGCCAGCACATCGTCCTCCGTGCACCCCTCACCGGGCAGGTCGTCGGCGAGGATGAACCCGACCTCGACCTCGACGCGCGGGAACAGGAAGCGTCCGGCCGGCACCGGCTTGTCCTCGAAGACCTCCATGTCGGCGAGCAGATGGCCGTAGTCCGGCTCGTCGACGCCCATCATCTTCTGCATCGCCTCCGAGGAGAGGCCCACCTTGTGGCCGACCACCCGGGCGCCCTCGGCGATGCGCTGGCGGATGTTGATGAGCTGGATCTCGTAGGCGTCGACGACGTCGATATCGGGGTGATTGGCGGTCAGTGGTGTCATCGGCACACGGCTGCGCTCCGCCTCGGCCAGCTCTGCGGCAAGTTCTGCGCGCGTGGCAACACTCAGCATTCCCGGCTGTCCCCTCATTGGTATGACCGGGGCGAACGACGCCCGGTGCAGGCGATTCTAGTGCCGTCCGGAACCCCATGGGCTAAGCGTTCCGCTGACCGGAAAGGCGGGGTCAGTAGCGCCCGGACGGGGCAATTCTATAACGTGTTCTAGTATGACAGCTCAGGAGTTCGACGTCGTCGTCGTCGGAAGCGGTGCCGCCGGCATGGTGGCCGCCCTTACCGCGGCCCACCAGGGACTATCCACGGTCCTCGTGGAGAAGGCCGCACACTTCGGTGGCTCAACCGCGCGCTCGGGCGGCGGGGTGTGGATTCCGAACAACGAGATCCTCAAGCGTGACGGCGTGACCGATACGCGAGAAGCTGCCCGCACCTACCTGCACCACATCATCGGTGACGTGGTCGAGCCCGAGCGCATCGATACGTACCTGGATCGCGGTCCGGAGATGATGTCGTTCGTGCTCAAGCACACCCCGCTCAAGATGTGCTGGGTGCCGGGCTACTCGGACTACTACCCCGAGGCCCCGGGAGGACGCCCGGGTGGACGCTCGATCGAGCCCAAGCCCTTCGATGCCAAGAAGCTCGGCGCCGACGAGAAGTTACTGGAGCCGGCGTACGGCAAGGTGCCCCTCAACGTCGTTGTCATGCAACAGGATTATGTCCGCCTCAATCAGCTCAAGCGCCATCCCCGCGGCGTGCTGCGCAGTCTGAAGGTCGGTGCGCGCACCATGTGGGCCTCGGCGCGTGGCAAGAACCTCGTGGGCATGGGCCGGGCACTGATCGCACCGCTGCGGATCGGTCTGCAGAAAGCCGGCGTGCCGGTTCTGCTGAACACCGCCCTGACCGACCTCTACGTCGAGGACGGCGTGGTCCGGGGTATCTATGTCCGCGACATGACCGGGCCGGAAGCCGCTGACCCGCAGCTGATCCGGGCCCGCCGCGCGGTCATCCTGGGCAGCGGCGGCTTCGAGCACAACGAGCAGATGCGCATCAAGTACCAGCGCGCGCCGATCACCACGGAATGGACCGTCGGCGCGGTCGCCAACACCGGCGACGGCATCGCTGCCGCCGAGAAGCTCGGCGCCGCACTGGAATTGATGGAAGACGCCTGGTGGGGGCCGACGGTTCCGCTGGTCGGCTCCCCCTGGTTCGCACTCTCGGAACGCAACTCCCCCGGTTCGATCATCGTCAACCTGTCGGGCAAGCGGTTCATGAACGAGTCGATGCCCTACGTCGAGGCCTGCCATCACATGTACGGCGGCGAGTACGGCCAGGGAGCCGGCCCCGGCGAGAACGTCCCGGCGTGGCTGGTGTTCGACCAGCAGTACCGCGATCGGTTCATCTTCGCCGGACTGCAACCCGGACAGCGCATTCCGAAGAAGTGGATGGAATCGGGTGTGATCGTCAAGGCCGACACCCTCGCTGA
Encoded here:
- a CDS encoding acetaldehyde dehydrogenase (acetylating); protein product: MGQKSSVAIVGSGNISTDLLYKLLRSEWLEPRWMIGIDPDSEGLARARKLGLETSHEGVDWLLAQSEKPDLVFEATSAYVHKAAAPRYAEAGIRAIDLTPAAVGPGVIPPANLRAHLDAPNVNMVTCGGQATIPMVYAVSRVVDVPYAEIVASVSSASAGPGTRANIDEFTKTTSAGVEVIGGAKRGKAIIILNPADPPMIMRDTIFCAIPEDADHDAITQSIKDVVAEVQTYVPGYRLLNEPQFDEPTVYNGGNHLVTTFVEVEGAGDYLPPYAGNLDIMTAAATKVGEEIAREMLGAGSVSSSGGAQA
- a CDS encoding 2-keto-4-pentenoate hydratase produces the protein MLSVATRAELAAELAEAERSRVPMTPLTANHPDIDVVDAYEIQLINIRQRIAEGARVVGHKVGLSSEAMQKMMGVDEPDYGHLLADMEVFEDKPVPAGRFLFPRVEVEVGFILADDLPGEGCTEDDVLAATAAFAPSIELIDTRIKDWKIALCDTIADNASSAGFVLGKGRVSPKDIDIQGIDAVLTRNGEVVAEGRSDAVLGNPVTAVAWLARKVDSFGVRLKAGDIVLPGSCTRAIDCRPGDQFVADFAGLGSVRLSFE
- the kstD gene encoding 3-oxosteroid 1-dehydrogenase, with product MTAQEFDVVVVGSGAAGMVAALTAAHQGLSTVLVEKAAHFGGSTARSGGGVWIPNNEILKRDGVTDTREAARTYLHHIIGDVVEPERIDTYLDRGPEMMSFVLKHTPLKMCWVPGYSDYYPEAPGGRPGGRSIEPKPFDAKKLGADEKLLEPAYGKVPLNVVVMQQDYVRLNQLKRHPRGVLRSLKVGARTMWASARGKNLVGMGRALIAPLRIGLQKAGVPVLLNTALTDLYVEDGVVRGIYVRDMTGPEAADPQLIRARRAVILGSGGFEHNEQMRIKYQRAPITTEWTVGAVANTGDGIAAAEKLGAALELMEDAWWGPTVPLVGSPWFALSERNSPGSIIVNLSGKRFMNESMPYVEACHHMYGGEYGQGAGPGENVPAWLVFDQQYRDRFIFAGLQPGQRIPKKWMESGVIVKADTLAELAEKTGLPADSFLGTVERFNGFARSGVDEDFHRGESAYDRYYGDPTNKPNPNLGEIKHGPFYAAKMVPGDLGTKGGIRTDVNGRALRDDGSVIEGLYAAGNVSSPVMGHTYPGPGGTIGPAMTFGYLAALDIAGAAGPATSGTRKG